A region from the Sandaracinus amylolyticus genome encodes:
- a CDS encoding MT-A70 family methyltransferase: MTDLFGTNETAWRCILMDPPWAERGGGKIKRGADRHYQLADTPSILRAIRGSGVFTPAANAHLWCWYTDNFIEDALGLVRDLGFRPVRTFIWAKTDAEVDEDELSPDELDAHLRIGIGQYGRGCHEGMIFAVRGSGQSPEVWTGRRDVRSLFHAPHPRDEHGKRIHSRKPPRSYELMESVSKGPRIEFFARVPRVAIDGERWAVWGNQAPAEGT, encoded by the coding sequence GTGACGGACCTGTTCGGCACGAACGAGACCGCGTGGCGCTGCATCCTCATGGACCCGCCCTGGGCGGAGCGCGGCGGCGGCAAGATCAAGCGCGGCGCCGATCGGCACTACCAGCTCGCCGACACGCCGTCGATCCTCCGCGCGATCCGCGGCTCGGGTGTCTTCACGCCCGCGGCGAACGCGCATCTCTGGTGCTGGTACACCGACAACTTCATCGAGGACGCGCTCGGGCTCGTGCGCGATCTCGGCTTCCGCCCGGTGCGCACGTTCATCTGGGCGAAGACGGACGCGGAGGTCGACGAAGACGAGCTCTCGCCCGACGAGCTCGACGCGCACCTGCGCATCGGGATCGGGCAGTACGGGCGCGGCTGCCACGAGGGGATGATCTTCGCGGTGCGCGGCTCCGGGCAGTCGCCCGAGGTGTGGACCGGCCGGCGCGACGTCCGCTCTCTCTTCCACGCGCCGCACCCGCGCGACGAGCACGGCAAGCGCATCCACTCGCGCAAGCCGCCGCGCTCCTACGAGCTCATGGAGAGCGTGTCGAAGGGCCCGCGCATCGAGTTCTTCGCGCGCGTGCCGCGCGTAGCGATCGACGGCGAGCGCTGGGCCGTGTGGGGTAACCAGGCGCCGGCGGAGGGCACGTGA
- a CDS encoding ATP-binding protein — translation MGEPERIDWHAVLANAPAHDDDLAARARREQAQAAARERVEDLAARERRLDEASETSVPLTDGMRHRVIHGALDDVAALKWVRMWLAKRGARSLVVLCGTTGVGKTVAASDAIASTEGSRYVKAKRLVGLASAQFGEERKYFVELCRAPLLVIDEIGLEKTEAGAREALCETIDERQGRRTLVIGNLAEDEVRARLDVRTLSRIDEIGAFIDVKGEDLRARSRQRS, via the coding sequence GTGGGTGAACCGGAGCGCATCGACTGGCACGCGGTGCTCGCGAACGCACCCGCGCACGACGACGACCTCGCAGCTCGCGCTCGTCGTGAGCAGGCGCAGGCCGCGGCGCGTGAGCGCGTCGAGGACCTGGCCGCACGCGAGCGCCGTCTCGACGAGGCCTCGGAGACCAGCGTCCCGCTCACCGACGGGATGCGGCACCGCGTGATCCACGGCGCGCTCGACGACGTCGCCGCGTTGAAGTGGGTCCGCATGTGGCTCGCCAAGCGCGGCGCTCGTTCGCTCGTCGTGCTGTGCGGGACCACCGGCGTGGGGAAGACCGTCGCCGCATCCGACGCGATCGCGAGCACCGAGGGCTCGCGGTACGTGAAGGCCAAGCGTCTCGTCGGCCTCGCGAGCGCGCAGTTCGGTGAGGAGCGGAAGTACTTCGTCGAGCTCTGCCGCGCGCCGCTCCTCGTGATCGACGAGATCGGTCTCGAGAAGACCGAGGCAGGCGCGCGCGAGGCGCTCTGCGAGACGATCGACGAACGCCAGGGCCGACGCACCCTCGTGATCGGCAACCTCGCCGAGGACGAGGTCCGGGCCCGCCTCGACGTCCGCACGCTGAGCCGCATCGACGAGATCGGCGCCTTCATCGACGTGAAGGGCGAGGACCTCCGCGCACGCTCGAGGCAGCGCTCGTGA
- a CDS encoding helix-turn-helix domain-containing protein: MTERKTKGNRPGNEGQQPPVDSPAGDGSVVSTGGHPVDASAGPVNTPKSEGQRLLLAVPGSLSDVAAATGAVRSAVSQWRRGEKRPSPDARRKLQELYGIDPAAWERAPGAIAIEAHVPSRAASLVDARDARADRDDPELAAVEAELEFLYALRTRTNVPSEQVRVSAEIGKNLDRRADLKKAAAAAEREMVLRSKQWHRVRSIIARVLSDSPEKMRQLADELGELDEAG, translated from the coding sequence ATGACCGAGCGGAAGACCAAGGGAAATCGGCCCGGAAACGAGGGGCAGCAGCCGCCGGTGGACAGCCCGGCCGGCGACGGCTCCGTCGTGTCCACCGGTGGACACCCGGTGGACGCCTCGGCCGGGCCGGTGAACACCCCGAAGAGCGAGGGTCAGCGGCTGCTGCTCGCCGTGCCGGGCTCTCTGTCCGACGTCGCCGCGGCGACGGGCGCGGTGCGATCGGCGGTGTCGCAGTGGCGCCGCGGCGAGAAGCGTCCAAGCCCCGACGCGCGGAGGAAGCTCCAAGAGCTCTACGGGATCGATCCCGCCGCGTGGGAGCGAGCACCCGGGGCGATCGCGATCGAGGCGCACGTGCCGTCCCGAGCGGCGTCGCTCGTCGATGCGCGCGACGCGCGAGCCGACAGGGACGATCCCGAGCTCGCGGCCGTCGAGGCTGAGCTCGAGTTCCTCTACGCGCTCCGCACCCGGACGAACGTGCCGAGCGAGCAGGTGCGCGTGTCCGCGGAGATCGGGAAGAACCTCGATCGCCGCGCCGACCTCAAGAAGGCCGCCGCCGCCGCCGAGCGCGAGATGGTGCTGCGGTCGAAGCAGTGGCACCGCGTGCGCTCGATCATCGCGCGCGTGCTGAGCGACAGCCCCGAGAAGATGCGGCAGCTCGCCGACGAGCTCGGGGAGCTCGACGAGGCCGGGTGA
- a CDS encoding phage portal protein family protein, translating to MGLRDRIAALLGVSAYAPPPANTPSLDSREVKRAREVHGGQLAPMPASQTRWYLDDLEAAVHAADSGWLGQAARLMRDARSDGKFAGVLSTRTGGLVRLPKRFRGDAEMIAALEVGHEHARSVFDEMFPATELALLAADGVLLGVGVAELCEVQGRDYPVMVRRDPEFLVYRWNEARWYFRSIIGLIPITPGDGRWILHTPGGREAPWQNGLWRAIGNAYIRKSHAREHKANWEAKLANPARVATAPAGATDSQLDEWVQQVMAWGINTVFGMRPGYDAKLLESNGRGHESFDKTIDDADEEMTVAIAGQTVTTDGGAGFQNSDIHKSIRADLIKETSDGLAYTINTQGIPPFVHARWGEDALDRSPVVEWDVTPAKDRNSEATALVSVANAMKGLDEALAKHGKKIDVEAMCTQFGLRTTAATADEIAAALANASKPKLELVRGGA from the coding sequence GTGGGACTGCGCGATCGCATCGCGGCACTGCTCGGGGTCTCGGCGTACGCGCCGCCGCCCGCGAACACGCCGTCGCTCGACTCGCGCGAGGTGAAGCGCGCTCGCGAGGTGCACGGCGGCCAGCTCGCGCCGATGCCCGCGAGCCAGACGCGTTGGTACCTCGACGACCTCGAGGCTGCGGTACATGCGGCCGACTCGGGGTGGCTCGGACAGGCAGCGCGCCTCATGCGCGACGCGCGCAGCGACGGCAAGTTCGCTGGCGTCCTCTCGACGCGCACCGGTGGCCTTGTGCGTCTGCCGAAGCGGTTCCGTGGCGACGCGGAGATGATCGCGGCGCTCGAGGTCGGGCACGAGCACGCGCGCAGCGTCTTCGACGAGATGTTCCCTGCGACCGAGCTCGCGCTGCTCGCCGCCGACGGCGTGCTGCTCGGTGTCGGCGTCGCCGAGCTCTGCGAGGTCCAGGGCCGCGACTACCCCGTCATGGTGCGGCGCGATCCCGAGTTCCTCGTCTACCGGTGGAACGAGGCGCGCTGGTACTTCCGCTCCATCATCGGGCTGATCCCGATCACGCCGGGCGACGGGCGGTGGATTCTGCACACCCCGGGCGGGCGCGAGGCCCCGTGGCAGAACGGGCTGTGGCGCGCGATCGGGAACGCGTACATCCGGAAGAGCCACGCGCGCGAGCACAAGGCGAATTGGGAGGCGAAGCTCGCCAACCCCGCGCGCGTCGCGACCGCGCCCGCCGGCGCGACGGATTCGCAACTCGACGAGTGGGTGCAGCAGGTCATGGCCTGGGGCATCAACACCGTGTTCGGGATGCGTCCCGGCTACGACGCGAAGCTCCTCGAGAGCAACGGTCGCGGCCACGAGTCGTTCGACAAGACGATCGACGACGCCGACGAGGAAATGACGGTCGCGATCGCCGGCCAGACGGTCACGACCGACGGTGGCGCGGGCTTCCAGAACAGCGACATCCACAAGTCGATCCGCGCGGACCTGATCAAGGAAACGTCCGACGGGCTCGCGTACACGATCAACACGCAGGGCATCCCGCCGTTCGTGCATGCGCGATGGGGCGAGGACGCGCTCGACCGCAGCCCCGTCGTCGAGTGGGACGTGACGCCCGCAAAGGACCGCAACTCGGAGGCGACCGCGCTCGTCTCCGTCGCGAACGCGATGAAAGGCCTCGACGAGGCGCTCGCGAAGCACGGCAAGAAGATCGACGTCGAGGCGATGTGCACGCAGTTCGGTCTGCGCACCACCGCCGCGACCGCTGACGAGATCGCGGCCGCGCTCGCCAACGCGTCGAAGCCGAAGCTCGAGCTCGTGCGGGGTGGCGCGTGA
- a CDS encoding S49 family peptidase — protein MIERRYEPHGPLALEPSAFGMLMMLGREPVTAERRDEVSIVPIRGPLMHHRDPLCESYDDIKALVAQELAAKPRALVLRIDSPGGLVAGCFSTAREIRAMAQSAGVRVYAYVDGSACSAAYALACAAEKIVVPEAGMVGSIGVRVPLVDATQAQANQGLRVTMVSSGARKADGDPTTPFSEAALRATRETVESLAKVFFAWVMETRGVDEGSLAALEGAQFTGRAAVALGLADEVSTFEDLLASIASGQRPASAGEANGEDDMNEEEKARAALKAIVDGDGDEKAKAKARKALAAIDDKDDEEAAAPPPPDPKKDDEGARAPGANAPAAASTPDALSALAEVHKLRAEIAAKEEAAEREKLIASRPDFAPELVAALANAPMATVREMVTKLPRGTVKNPAAAAATVQPTRGEGQGDGGAPRLAPEAKAQLDAAMGLLETKPGVVSKGNKLVLGAAVPVKGA, from the coding sequence GTGATCGAACGCCGCTACGAACCGCACGGGCCGCTCGCGCTCGAGCCGAGCGCGTTCGGCATGCTGATGATGCTCGGGCGCGAGCCCGTAACCGCAGAGCGACGCGACGAAGTGTCGATCGTGCCGATCCGCGGCCCGCTCATGCACCACCGCGACCCGCTCTGCGAGTCGTACGACGACATCAAGGCGCTCGTCGCGCAGGAGCTCGCCGCGAAGCCGCGTGCGCTCGTGCTGCGGATCGACTCGCCCGGCGGGCTGGTCGCGGGCTGCTTCTCGACCGCGCGTGAGATCCGCGCGATGGCCCAGTCCGCTGGCGTGCGCGTCTACGCGTACGTCGACGGCTCGGCGTGCTCGGCGGCGTACGCGCTCGCGTGCGCGGCCGAGAAGATCGTCGTGCCCGAGGCGGGCATGGTCGGGTCGATCGGCGTGCGCGTTCCGCTCGTCGATGCGACGCAGGCGCAGGCGAACCAGGGCCTGCGCGTGACGATGGTCTCGTCGGGCGCGCGGAAGGCGGACGGCGATCCGACGACGCCGTTCTCGGAAGCCGCGCTGCGCGCGACGCGCGAGACCGTCGAGTCGCTCGCGAAGGTGTTCTTCGCGTGGGTGATGGAGACGCGTGGCGTCGACGAGGGATCGCTCGCGGCGCTCGAGGGCGCGCAGTTCACCGGCCGCGCTGCGGTCGCGCTGGGCCTCGCCGACGAGGTCTCGACGTTCGAGGACCTGCTCGCGTCGATCGCGAGCGGACAGCGTCCGGCCTCGGCCGGCGAAGCCAACGGGGAAGACGACATGAACGAAGAGGAGAAGGCTCGCGCCGCGCTGAAGGCCATCGTCGACGGCGACGGCGACGAGAAGGCCAAGGCGAAGGCGCGCAAGGCGCTCGCCGCGATCGACGACAAGGACGACGAGGAGGCCGCCGCGCCTCCGCCGCCCGATCCCAAGAAGGACGACGAGGGGGCGCGCGCTCCGGGCGCGAACGCACCGGCCGCGGCCAGCACGCCCGACGCGCTCTCGGCGCTCGCCGAGGTGCACAAGCTCCGCGCCGAGATCGCGGCGAAGGAGGAGGCCGCGGAGCGCGAGAAGCTCATCGCGTCGCGCCCCGACTTCGCGCCCGAGCTCGTCGCCGCGCTCGCGAACGCGCCGATGGCGACGGTGCGCGAGATGGTGACGAAGCTCCCGCGCGGCACCGTGAAGAACCCCGCGGCGGCGGCCGCGACGGTGCAGCCGACGCGTGGCGAGGGTCAGGGCGACGGCGGCGCGCCGCGCCTCGCGCCCGAGGCGAAGGCGCAACTCGACGCGGCGATGGGGCTTCTCGAGACGAAGCCCGGCGTCGTGTCGAAGGGCAACAAGCTCGTGCTCGGCGCTGCGGTGCCGGTGAAGGGGGCGTGA
- a CDS encoding Mu-like prophage major head subunit gpT family protein, whose amino-acid sequence MSALTPAFLFDLESNMRTITTNEFARLTRNLWWNKIAKRIDSKSKKERIAWLLETAKIERTIKGGGQMVFEDIVGTTTEFENENAVAGLKLKKEQLEDHDGNGVQLATHWSKQVGALAAYWPQEVVANAIKANPVTYDGLAFFHNAHPVNPFASEYGTYANLFTGAAAGVYPGALPIDASVTVEVALANLQKAIAYIGSIKMPNGKNPRKLRVSAIIVPPALMARAVQLTNAKLIVQSAATGALAGDVEAVIQYMALGQPIQAEEFGANFGGSDTDYYLACEEITSDELGAFVYVDREPFQVVYHGPLTDAELARMRELQWTTEGRNTVGPGHPYQLFKCRAT is encoded by the coding sequence ATGAGCGCCCTCACCCCGGCTTTCCTGTTCGACCTCGAGTCGAACATGCGGACCATCACCACCAACGAGTTCGCGCGTCTCACGCGCAACCTCTGGTGGAACAAGATCGCGAAGCGCATCGACTCCAAGTCGAAGAAGGAGCGCATCGCGTGGCTCCTCGAGACCGCGAAGATCGAGCGCACCATCAAGGGCGGCGGCCAGATGGTGTTCGAGGACATCGTCGGCACGACCACCGAGTTCGAGAACGAGAACGCGGTCGCCGGCCTCAAGCTCAAGAAGGAGCAGCTCGAGGACCACGACGGCAACGGCGTGCAGCTCGCGACGCACTGGTCGAAGCAGGTCGGCGCGCTCGCGGCCTACTGGCCGCAGGAGGTCGTGGCGAACGCGATCAAGGCGAACCCCGTCACGTACGACGGCCTCGCGTTCTTCCACAACGCGCACCCGGTGAACCCGTTCGCGTCGGAGTACGGCACGTACGCGAACCTCTTCACGGGCGCGGCCGCGGGTGTCTATCCTGGCGCGCTCCCGATCGACGCGTCGGTGACCGTCGAGGTCGCGCTCGCCAACCTCCAGAAGGCGATCGCGTACATCGGCTCGATCAAGATGCCGAACGGCAAGAACCCGCGGAAGCTGCGCGTCTCCGCGATCATCGTGCCGCCGGCGCTGATGGCGCGCGCGGTCCAGCTCACGAACGCGAAGCTGATCGTGCAGTCGGCCGCGACCGGTGCTCTCGCCGGCGATGTCGAGGCCGTGATCCAGTACATGGCGCTCGGGCAGCCGATCCAGGCGGAGGAGTTCGGCGCGAACTTCGGCGGCTCGGACACCGACTACTACCTCGCGTGCGAGGAGATCACGTCGGACGAGCTCGGCGCGTTCGTCTACGTCGATCGCGAGCCGTTCCAGGTCGTGTACCACGGCCCGCTCACCGACGCGGAGCTCGCGCGCATGCGCGAACTGCAGTGGACCACCGAGGGGCGGAACACCGTCGGCCCGGGCCACCCCTACCAGTTGTTCAAGTGCCGCGCGACCTGA
- a CDS encoding phage protein Gp36 family protein, producing MPYLDTNGFKALTMMPSTSVDELEVIAPGWLSAKLAAKSRWIDSRLAKRYAVPFDESNPPEAIRDWLARIVTLSAYLRRGVDATDEQFVEIQKDAEKAEQEVLEAANAETGLFELPLRSATNEHGITRGGPRSYSEASPYVWRDQQARVGREEDRNRGGTSRG from the coding sequence ATGCCCTACCTCGACACGAACGGATTCAAGGCGCTCACGATGATGCCGTCGACCAGCGTCGACGAGCTCGAGGTGATCGCCCCGGGCTGGCTCTCCGCGAAGCTCGCGGCGAAGAGCCGGTGGATCGATTCGCGTCTCGCGAAGCGCTACGCGGTGCCCTTCGACGAGTCGAACCCGCCCGAGGCGATCCGCGACTGGCTCGCGCGAATCGTCACGCTGAGCGCGTATCTGCGACGCGGCGTCGACGCGACCGACGAGCAGTTCGTCGAGATCCAGAAGGACGCCGAGAAGGCGGAGCAGGAGGTGCTCGAGGCGGCGAACGCCGAGACCGGCCTCTTCGAGCTCCCGCTGCGCAGCGCGACGAACGAGCACGGCATCACGCGCGGCGGCCCGCGCTCCTACAGCGAAGCGTCGCCGTACGTGTGGCGCGATCAGCAGGCGCGCGTCGGTCGCGAGGAAGATCGCAACCGCGGAGGGACGAGCCGTGGCTGA
- a CDS encoding DUF2586 family protein has protein sequence MSQPAVRQTELDGALGILPPSSGDMLAVLGVSSTGPVATPAAYGSVSALVADFGSGPLVEAAARHIETTGNRVIVVRTGQTTSGDVGTIDDDDVAGTSVITETTGNAPVDDYEIVVEIVTGGTRGTTGITYRTSLDGGRTWGAVTALGTATALAIPGTGVSFDLAAGTLVAGDTWSCRTTAPAPNGTELGAAIDALRVSALPWELLHIATPLDATLFDTVETAFSSLASSGKYRAWIASVRMPNAGETEAQYLTAQSTAFASKATKVGELCAGACKLVSSVSRRTYRRPVSFVVASREANVPHHINIADINLGPITGCSIRDENGNPDEHDESINPGLDDARFTVLRTWEGIAGVYVNRPRIFSAEGSDFDIMPKRRVMNLARRATRAYLQRRLNQPIQVDRTTGFILEEEAQEIEAGGNAALAGVLSGAPKASGWSMVLSRTDNLLSTKTLTVTDRIVPLAYVEFIEEQIGFENPALQVQAVG, from the coding sequence ATGAGCCAGCCCGCAGTCAGGCAGACCGAGCTCGATGGCGCGCTCGGGATTCTTCCGCCGTCGTCCGGCGACATGCTCGCCGTGCTCGGCGTTTCGTCGACGGGCCCCGTCGCGACGCCGGCGGCGTACGGCAGCGTGAGCGCGCTCGTCGCCGACTTCGGCTCCGGCCCGCTCGTCGAGGCCGCGGCGCGTCACATCGAGACCACGGGCAACCGCGTGATCGTCGTGCGCACCGGGCAGACGACCTCGGGCGACGTCGGGACGATCGACGACGACGACGTCGCGGGCACGAGCGTGATCACCGAGACGACGGGGAACGCGCCCGTCGACGACTACGAGATCGTCGTCGAGATCGTGACCGGCGGCACGCGCGGTACGACCGGCATCACGTACCGGACGAGCCTCGACGGCGGGCGCACGTGGGGTGCGGTCACCGCGCTCGGCACCGCGACCGCCCTCGCGATCCCGGGAACGGGCGTGAGCTTCGATCTCGCGGCGGGCACGCTCGTCGCGGGCGACACGTGGTCGTGCCGCACCACGGCGCCGGCGCCGAACGGAACCGAGCTCGGCGCAGCGATCGACGCGCTCCGCGTGAGCGCGCTTCCGTGGGAGCTCCTGCACATCGCGACTCCGCTCGACGCGACCCTCTTCGACACCGTCGAAACCGCGTTCTCGTCGCTCGCGAGCTCGGGCAAGTACCGCGCCTGGATCGCGTCGGTGCGCATGCCGAACGCAGGCGAAACGGAAGCGCAGTACCTCACCGCGCAGTCGACGGCGTTCGCGTCGAAGGCGACGAAGGTCGGAGAGCTCTGCGCGGGCGCGTGCAAGCTCGTGTCGAGCGTCTCGCGCCGCACCTACCGGCGCCCGGTGTCGTTCGTGGTGGCGAGCCGCGAGGCGAACGTGCCGCACCACATCAACATCGCCGACATCAACCTCGGGCCGATCACCGGCTGCTCGATCCGCGACGAAAACGGCAACCCCGACGAGCACGACGAGTCGATCAACCCCGGCCTCGACGATGCGCGGTTCACGGTGCTGCGCACGTGGGAGGGCATCGCGGGCGTGTACGTGAACCGCCCGCGCATCTTCTCGGCCGAGGGCTCCGACTTCGACATCATGCCGAAGCGACGCGTGATGAACCTCGCGCGACGCGCGACGCGCGCGTACCTGCAGCGCCGGCTGAACCAGCCGATCCAGGTCGACCGCACCACGGGCTTCATCCTCGAGGAGGAGGCGCAGGAGATCGAGGCGGGCGGCAACGCCGCCCTCGCCGGTGTGCTCTCCGGCGCGCCGAAGGCGAGCGGCTGGTCGATGGTGCTCTCGCGCACCGACAACCTGCTTTCGACGAAGACGCTGACGGTCACCGATCGGATCGTCCCGCTCGCCTACGTCGAGTTCATCGAAGAGCAGATCGGCTTCGAGAACCCCGCGCTGCAGGTGCAGGCGGTCGGCTGA
- a CDS encoding GPW/gp25 family protein, giving the protein MSDLVRDAIAAELALLERELPTPAAPFGYGADLSCASDLTPTMESVDPFSTRAIAEAAARRLDTPRGSLVDDPDYGLDLRSYLNRGTTAADINTLADRVRTEVAKDDRIARVRVVVTPSADGSELRVALQIQPVDANAGPFSLTLAVTSAGVLIEELR; this is encoded by the coding sequence GTGAGCGACCTCGTGCGAGACGCGATCGCGGCCGAGCTCGCGTTGCTCGAGCGAGAACTGCCGACGCCCGCTGCGCCCTTCGGCTACGGCGCCGACCTCTCGTGCGCGTCGGACCTCACGCCGACGATGGAGAGCGTCGATCCGTTCTCGACGCGCGCGATCGCGGAAGCTGCGGCGCGCCGTCTCGACACGCCGCGCGGCTCGTTGGTCGACGATCCGGACTATGGGCTCGACCTCCGCTCGTACCTGAACCGCGGCACGACGGCGGCGGACATCAACACGCTCGCCGATCGGGTGCGCACAGAGGTCGCGAAGGACGATCGCATCGCGCGCGTGCGCGTCGTCGTGACGCCGAGCGCAGACGGTTCCGAGCTCCGCGTCGCGCTGCAGATTCAGCCGGTCGACGCGAACGCTGGCCCGTTCTCCCTGACGCTCGCCGTGACGAGCGCGGGCGTGCTGATCGAGGAGCTGCGATGA
- a CDS encoding baseplate J/gp47 family protein, giving the protein MTLDELTRPLTPAEVREFIYAAIAARGGSPTTWKSGAPTRTIIAGLAIVVSGMSQLTAAIAKSGFLELAEGDWLTLVAQYVYGVERSAGTFAAGTVTIDNTGGGIYALDPGDLIVINTTTGKGYRNVAAVSINAGQTGVAVDVEALELGSDSTSLAGEIDGFGTAHPGLTVTNAAALIGTDPEDDEALRERCRAKTGTLSPNGPRDAYVYVAKSATKDDGTTAGVTRVRTVADGIGGVTVYVASASGSMPGSVGDTSTALGAVDDAIQRQVTPLAITATTVSATPLIVPVTYEVWVRDTSGLSNAEIEDRVDDALATFMASQPIGGSLLPGESTGRLYKTAVEAAIDGALRAIDDADGFILRRAVTVPAGDTDLASNQAPTVGTRTPTIHQVAEGTL; this is encoded by the coding sequence ATGACGCTCGACGAGCTCACGAGACCGCTCACGCCCGCCGAGGTGCGCGAGTTCATCTACGCCGCGATCGCCGCGCGAGGTGGCAGCCCGACGACGTGGAAGTCCGGCGCGCCGACGCGAACGATCATCGCGGGGCTCGCGATCGTCGTGTCGGGGATGTCGCAGCTCACGGCCGCGATCGCTAAGAGCGGCTTCCTGGAGCTCGCGGAGGGCGACTGGCTGACGCTCGTCGCGCAGTACGTCTATGGCGTCGAGCGGAGCGCGGGCACGTTCGCGGCCGGCACCGTCACGATCGACAACACGGGCGGCGGCATCTACGCGCTCGACCCCGGGGACCTGATCGTCATCAACACGACGACGGGCAAGGGCTATCGGAACGTCGCGGCGGTCTCGATCAACGCGGGCCAGACCGGCGTGGCCGTCGACGTCGAGGCGCTCGAGCTCGGTTCCGACAGCACGTCGCTCGCAGGAGAAATCGACGGCTTCGGGACCGCTCATCCTGGGCTCACGGTCACGAACGCTGCCGCGCTGATCGGGACGGACCCCGAGGACGACGAGGCGCTGCGTGAACGGTGCCGCGCGAAAACCGGAACGTTGTCGCCGAACGGCCCTCGGGACGCCTACGTCTATGTCGCGAAGAGCGCGACGAAGGACGACGGTACGACCGCGGGGGTCACGCGGGTGCGTACCGTGGCGGACGGCATCGGTGGTGTGACCGTCTACGTCGCGAGCGCGAGCGGGAGTATGCCGGGCAGTGTCGGCGACACGAGCACGGCTCTGGGCGCGGTCGATGACGCGATTCAGCGTCAGGTCACGCCTCTCGCGATCACCGCGACGACCGTGAGCGCGACGCCCCTGATTGTTCCCGTGACCTACGAAGTGTGGGTGAGGGACACGTCGGGGCTCTCGAACGCCGAGATCGAAGATCGCGTCGATGATGCGCTCGCGACGTTCATGGCGTCGCAGCCCATCGGCGGGTCGTTGCTGCCGGGCGAGTCGACGGGTCGCCTGTACAAGACCGCTGTCGAAGCAGCGATCGACGGCGCACTGCGCGCGATCGATGACGCCGACGGCTTCATCCTGCGTCGCGCCGTGACCGTGCCCGCGGGCGACACTGACCTCGCGAGCAACCAAGCGCCGACCGTCGGCACGCGAACGCCGACGATCCACCAGGTCGCCGAGGGCACGCTCTGA
- a CDS encoding type II toxin-antitoxin system HicB family antitoxin, which translates to MTRKQKTKQSVARVTAVYEPAGEPGWWTVTVPEVPGCLSQGRGIAQARERIREALGLFRHDADDVEIVDDVRLPVKARRAVDAYQKAREAAESAQTKASERSREAVRVLVDELGFTTRDAGVALGVSQARVAQLARE; encoded by the coding sequence ATGACCCGCAAGCAGAAGACCAAGCAGAGCGTCGCGCGCGTGACGGCCGTGTACGAACCCGCCGGCGAGCCTGGTTGGTGGACCGTCACGGTTCCTGAGGTTCCCGGCTGCCTCTCGCAGGGGCGCGGCATCGCGCAGGCGCGCGAGCGCATCCGCGAGGCCCTCGGCCTGTTCCGCCACGATGCGGACGACGTCGAGATCGTCGACGACGTGCGCCTTCCGGTGAAGGCGCGCCGCGCCGTCGACGCCTACCAGAAGGCGCGCGAGGCGGCAGAGAGCGCCCAGACGAAGGCGTCGGAGCGCTCTCGCGAAGCCGTCCGTGTGCTCGTCGACGAGCTCGGCTTCACGACGCGCGACGCGGGCGTCGCGCTCGGCGTGTCACAGGCACGCGTCGCGCAGCTCGCGCGCGAGTGA
- a CDS encoding type II toxin-antitoxin system HicA family toxin, whose protein sequence is MKASEVERILKSRGATMARQKGSHRVWKIGTCTVVVPSHKGEDIKVGTLHAIEKTMEPCLGKGWLRGA, encoded by the coding sequence ATGAAGGCGAGTGAAGTCGAACGGATTCTCAAGTCGCGCGGTGCGACGATGGCCCGGCAGAAGGGGTCGCACCGCGTGTGGAAGATCGGGACGTGCACCGTCGTCGTCCCGAGCCACAAGGGGGAGGACATCAAGGTCGGCACCCTCCACGCCATCGAGAAGACGATGGAACCATGCCTCGGGAAGGGGTGGCTTCGGGGGGCGTGA